The Streptomyces sp. NBC_00670 genome window below encodes:
- a CDS encoding chloride channel protein, with the protein MSASLAPEPAATPVEAPRPHGHPPHLAVPSIPVLGDFHVPPRVLAITALAVPVGAVAALVAAGLLKLIALITNLGFRWRFGFGSAVPADATHRWLLVVMPVVGGLVIGLMARYGSEKIRGHGMPEAIESILVGGSRVQPRVAVLKPASAAISIGTGGPFGAEGPIIMTGGAVGSLMAQLLRVTTDERKALLVAGSAAGMAATFNAPLASILLAVELLLFEWRPRSYLPVAVAAVTATLVRGPLLGTDPLFGGAHVPAHLALPDYGLCLVAGAAAGLLALGATALVYFSEDCFSRFTRLRVHWMWWPALGGLIIGLGGLVEPRTLGVGYDVIDALLTGHATVGLVVGVLVVKTLIWGLSLGSGTSGGVLAPMFMVGGALGAAEALVFPHVGPGFWALVSLAGVLGGVMRSPLTGIVFCLELTHEINALIPMVITASTAYLLSVTLLKRSVLTEKLARRGLHLTREYSVDPLETHLVRQLETPAAVTFRADRPAGEITALLRTAHDAGDPEGLLAQRLYPVLDAEGALAGVVTRGRLIHADPTDRTPLASLATPPVTAHPDETLRTLANRMAHHEVTRLLVVTPGPDGRPEAEGIITLRHLLTARRIDHHEEHHAERVLRWRGRRAAEMPAPARG; encoded by the coding sequence ATGTCCGCGTCCCTGGCCCCGGAGCCGGCCGCCACCCCCGTGGAGGCCCCCCGCCCCCACGGTCATCCGCCCCACCTCGCCGTTCCCTCCATCCCGGTCCTCGGCGACTTCCATGTGCCGCCGCGGGTGCTGGCGATCACCGCGCTGGCCGTGCCCGTCGGCGCGGTGGCCGCGCTGGTGGCCGCCGGGCTGCTGAAGCTGATCGCGCTCATCACCAATCTCGGCTTCCGCTGGCGGTTCGGCTTCGGCTCCGCCGTGCCCGCCGACGCCACGCACCGGTGGCTGCTGGTGGTCATGCCGGTCGTCGGCGGCCTGGTCATCGGGCTGATGGCCCGCTACGGCTCCGAGAAGATCCGCGGCCACGGCATGCCCGAGGCGATCGAGTCGATCCTGGTCGGCGGCAGCCGGGTGCAGCCGCGGGTCGCCGTCCTCAAGCCGGCGTCGGCCGCCATATCCATCGGCACGGGCGGGCCGTTCGGCGCGGAGGGGCCGATCATCATGACCGGCGGCGCGGTGGGCTCGCTCATGGCGCAGCTGCTGCGGGTCACGACGGACGAGCGCAAGGCGCTGCTGGTGGCCGGTTCCGCGGCGGGCATGGCGGCGACGTTCAACGCGCCGCTCGCCTCGATCCTGCTCGCCGTCGAGCTGCTGCTCTTCGAGTGGCGGCCGCGCTCGTACCTGCCGGTGGCGGTCGCCGCGGTGACCGCCACGCTGGTGCGGGGTCCGCTGCTCGGCACCGATCCGCTGTTCGGCGGCGCCCACGTGCCGGCGCACCTCGCGCTTCCCGACTACGGCCTGTGCCTGGTCGCCGGCGCCGCCGCCGGGCTCCTCGCGCTCGGCGCGACGGCCCTCGTCTACTTCTCCGAGGACTGCTTTTCCCGGTTCACCCGGCTGCGCGTGCACTGGATGTGGTGGCCCGCGCTCGGCGGTCTGATCATCGGCCTGGGTGGTCTGGTCGAGCCGCGCACGCTCGGGGTCGGCTACGACGTCATCGACGCGCTGCTGACCGGGCACGCGACGGTCGGTCTTGTCGTCGGCGTCCTGGTGGTCAAGACGCTGATCTGGGGACTGTCCCTCGGCTCGGGCACGTCCGGGGGCGTGCTCGCCCCGATGTTCATGGTCGGCGGCGCGCTGGGCGCGGCGGAGGCACTGGTCTTCCCGCACGTGGGCCCGGGTTTCTGGGCGCTGGTGTCACTGGCCGGAGTCCTGGGCGGCGTGATGCGCTCGCCGCTCACGGGCATCGTCTTCTGCCTGGAGCTGACCCACGAGATCAACGCCCTGATCCCCATGGTCATCACGGCGTCGACCGCGTACCTGCTCTCGGTGACGCTGCTCAAGCGCTCGGTCCTCACCGAGAAGCTGGCCCGGCGCGGCCTGCACCTCACCCGGGAGTACTCCGTCGACCCCCTGGAGACCCACCTCGTACGGCAGCTGGAGACCCCGGCGGCGGTGACGTTCCGCGCCGACCGTCCCGCCGGTGAGATCACCGCCCTGCTGCGCACGGCGCACGACGCGGGCGACCCCGAGGGCCTGCTCGCCCAGCGGCTGTACCCGGTGCTGGACGCGGAGGGCGCGCTCGCGGGCGTGGTCACCCGAGGCCGCCTGATCCACGCGGACCCCACCGACCGCACGCCGCTCGCCTCCCTGGCGACGCCCCCGGTCACGGCCCACCCCGACGAGACCCTCCGCACCCTGGCCAACCGCATGGCCCACCACGAGGTCACCCGCCTCCTGGTGGTCACCCCCGGCCCGGACGGCCGCCCCGAGGCCGAGGGCATCATCACCCTCCGCCACCTCCTCACGGCCCGCCGCATCGACCACCACGAGGAACACCACGCGGAACGGGTGTTGAGGTGGCGGGGGAGGCGGGCGGCAGAGATGCCTGCACCAGCCCGAGGATGA
- a CDS encoding excisionase family DNA-binding protein yields the protein MAEPDYVSVKQAAESLGLVDSRVRQLLREGRLRGAMIGSRWIVEAEAVRERNASAHTPGRPLSERNAWGILALLSGSRAPALSDPERSRLVARIRDLADCEELPAERLRKLLAARAEVRRYRAHRGLLPTLLADPDVVRTGVSAAPRVGADYVAPGRAEIYVHPDRVGKLEAGFGLVLDAHGGNLVVRVPSATAWTFLVSAEWDEREGRDAPAPVVAADLLDTREDRAVAAAAGVLRPLLTANAAKGRRAA from the coding sequence GTGGCCGAGCCGGACTACGTATCCGTGAAGCAGGCCGCGGAGTCCCTGGGGCTGGTCGATTCGCGTGTCCGCCAACTGCTGCGCGAGGGGCGTTTGCGTGGTGCGATGATCGGCAGCCGGTGGATCGTGGAGGCCGAAGCCGTCCGCGAGCGCAACGCATCCGCGCACACACCGGGGCGCCCGCTGTCGGAGCGGAACGCCTGGGGAATCCTTGCCCTGCTTTCCGGGAGCCGGGCTCCCGCATTGTCGGACCCGGAGCGTTCCCGTCTGGTGGCCCGCATACGGGATCTCGCCGACTGCGAGGAGCTGCCGGCGGAACGCCTGCGGAAGCTGCTCGCGGCGCGTGCGGAAGTGCGGCGCTACCGGGCCCACCGTGGCCTGCTCCCCACGTTGCTCGCCGATCCGGACGTGGTGCGTACCGGGGTCAGCGCCGCCCCTCGGGTGGGCGCCGACTACGTCGCTCCGGGACGTGCCGAGATCTACGTGCATCCCGACCGGGTCGGGAAGCTCGAGGCCGGCTTCGGCCTGGTTCTCGACGCGCACGGTGGAAACCTCGTCGTCCGCGTGCCGTCGGCCACTGCCTGGACGTTCCTCGTCTCGGCCGAGTGGGACGAGAGGGAGGGCAGGGACGCTCCGGCGCCCGTGGTCGCGGCTGACCTGCTCGATACAAGAGAGGACCGAGCCGTCGCAGCGGCGGCGGGCGTCCTCCGGCCACTACTGACGGCGAACGCGGCGAAGGGGAGGCGTGCGGCGTGA
- a CDS encoding ATP-binding cassette domain-containing protein, translated as MGHVEAAHLEYYLPDGRILFGDVSFKVAEGSVVALVGANGAGKTTLQRLIAGELKPHGGTVTVSGGLGVMPQFIGTVTDDMSVRDLLLAVSQQRVREAAAAVDASELRLMERDDEAAQLGYAQALSDWGEAGGYEAEVLWDRCTSAALGVPYERARWREVRTLSGGEQKRLCLEVLLRGPDQVLLLDEPDNFLDVPGKRWLEEKLRETAKTVLFVSHDRELLARSAEKIVSVEPAPGGSDVWVHGEGFATYHEARERRFERFDELRRRWDEKHAQLKQLVLDLRQYAARSDVMASRYQAAQTRLRKFEEAGPPPQPPRPQKITMRLGGGRTGVRALTCRQLLLTGLMKPFDLEVFYGERVAVLGSNGSGKSHFLRLLAGERVEHSGEWTLGARVVPGHFAQTHAHPELVGRTLLDILWKEHALDRGGAMSALRRYELSAQGEQPFDRLSGGQQARFQILLLELRGTTALFLDEPTDNLDLESAEALQAGLSAYEGTVLAVTHDRWFAKSFDRYLLFAADGHVRETREPVWDEGRVARRR; from the coding sequence ATGGGCCACGTGGAAGCAGCGCATCTGGAGTACTACCTCCCCGACGGGCGCATCCTGTTCGGAGACGTCTCCTTCAAGGTCGCCGAGGGTTCCGTCGTCGCCCTCGTGGGGGCGAACGGCGCCGGGAAGACCACGCTGCAGCGGCTGATCGCCGGTGAGCTGAAGCCGCACGGCGGCACGGTCACCGTCAGCGGCGGGCTCGGGGTGATGCCGCAGTTCATCGGCACCGTCACGGACGACATGTCCGTGCGGGACCTGCTGCTCGCGGTGTCGCAGCAGCGCGTGCGCGAGGCCGCGGCCGCCGTGGACGCGTCGGAGCTGCGGCTCATGGAGCGGGACGACGAGGCCGCGCAGCTCGGCTACGCGCAGGCGCTGAGCGACTGGGGCGAGGCGGGCGGCTACGAGGCCGAGGTGCTGTGGGACCGGTGCACCAGCGCCGCGCTCGGCGTCCCCTACGAGCGGGCGCGGTGGCGCGAGGTGCGCACGCTGTCGGGCGGCGAGCAGAAGCGGCTGTGCCTGGAGGTGCTGCTGCGCGGCCCCGACCAGGTGCTCCTGCTCGACGAGCCGGACAACTTCCTCGACGTGCCGGGCAAACGGTGGCTGGAGGAGAAGCTCCGGGAGACCGCCAAAACCGTGCTGTTCGTCAGCCACGACCGGGAGCTGCTGGCACGCTCGGCGGAGAAGATCGTCAGCGTGGAGCCGGCGCCCGGCGGCAGTGACGTCTGGGTGCACGGCGAGGGCTTCGCCACGTACCACGAGGCGCGCGAGCGGCGGTTCGAACGGTTCGACGAGCTGCGCAGGCGCTGGGACGAGAAGCACGCGCAGCTCAAGCAGCTGGTGCTCGACCTGCGGCAGTACGCCGCGCGCAGCGACGTCATGGCCTCCCGCTACCAGGCGGCGCAGACCCGGCTGCGGAAGTTCGAGGAGGCGGGGCCGCCGCCGCAGCCGCCGCGACCGCAGAAGATCACGATGCGGCTGGGTGGCGGCCGTACGGGCGTACGGGCCCTGACCTGCCGCCAACTGCTGCTGACCGGGCTGATGAAACCGTTCGACCTGGAGGTCTTCTACGGCGAGCGGGTGGCCGTGCTCGGCTCCAACGGCTCCGGCAAGTCGCACTTCCTGCGGCTGCTGGCGGGGGAGCGCGTGGAGCACTCCGGGGAGTGGACGCTGGGCGCGCGCGTCGTGCCGGGGCACTTCGCGCAGACGCACGCCCATCCGGAGCTCGTCGGCCGCACGCTGCTCGACATCCTCTGGAAGGAACACGCGCTGGACCGGGGCGGGGCGATGTCCGCGCTGCGGCGGTACGAGCTGAGCGCGCAGGGCGAGCAGCCGTTCGACCGGCTGTCCGGGGGCCAGCAGGCGCGGTTCCAGATCCTGCTGCTCGAACTCCGCGGCACGACCGCGCTGTTCCTCGACGAGCCGACGGACAACCTCGACCTGGAGAGCGCGGAGGCGCTCCAGGCGGGGCTCAGCGCCTACGAGGGCACGGTACTCGCGGTCACCCACGACCGCTGGTTCGCGAAGAGCTTCGACCGCTACCTGCTGTTCGCCGCGGACGGACACGTACGGGAAACACGGGAGCCGGTGTGGGACGAGGGGAGGGTGGCGCGACGGCGGTAG
- a CDS encoding NADP-dependent oxidoreductase encodes MKAITFDRFGGTEVLHETEVPTPEPGAGQVRVRIRAIGVNPVDGKIRSGGMEAIFPTTLPAIPGGEIAGVVDALGEGVEGLAVGDEVLGWSDTGSYAEYALATPDHLAPKPAGLDWEHAVTLPVASDGAERVLDVLGVKEGETVLMHGAAGAMGTLAVQLATARGARVIGTAGPANQEYLTGLGATATTYGEGLLDRVRALAPEGVDAVFDLAGKGALEDSITLLGGTARVVTTADFRAAELGVHFESGPQRRSAARLAELARQAADGTLVTTVGTSLPLDRAAEAHRIVDAGHGRGKLVLTVA; translated from the coding sequence ATGAAGGCCATCACTTTCGACCGGTTCGGCGGCACCGAGGTCCTGCACGAGACGGAGGTCCCGACCCCCGAGCCGGGCGCCGGCCAGGTCCGCGTGCGGATCCGGGCGATCGGCGTCAACCCGGTGGACGGCAAGATCCGCTCCGGCGGCATGGAGGCCATCTTCCCGACGACCCTGCCCGCCATCCCCGGCGGCGAGATCGCCGGCGTGGTCGACGCGCTCGGCGAGGGCGTCGAGGGCCTGGCAGTCGGGGACGAGGTGCTCGGCTGGTCCGACACCGGCTCCTACGCCGAGTACGCCCTGGCCACCCCCGACCACCTCGCGCCGAAGCCGGCCGGCCTCGACTGGGAGCACGCGGTCACACTGCCGGTCGCGAGCGACGGCGCCGAGCGGGTCCTCGACGTCCTCGGCGTCAAGGAGGGCGAGACCGTACTGATGCACGGCGCGGCGGGCGCGATGGGCACGCTGGCCGTGCAGCTCGCCACCGCGCGCGGTGCCCGCGTCATCGGCACGGCGGGCCCGGCCAACCAGGAGTATCTGACCGGCCTGGGCGCGACGGCGACGACGTACGGGGAGGGTTTGCTGGACCGCGTGCGCGCGCTGGCGCCCGAGGGCGTGGACGCCGTGTTCGACCTCGCGGGCAAGGGCGCCCTGGAGGACTCCATCACCCTGCTCGGCGGCACCGCACGCGTCGTCACGACCGCCGACTTCCGCGCGGCGGAGCTGGGCGTCCACTTCGAGTCGGGCCCGCAGCGCCGGTCGGCCGCACGGCTGGCGGAACTGGCCCGGCAGGCGGCCGACGGCACGCTGGTCACGACGGTCGGCACCAGCCTGCCGCTGGACCGGGCGGCCGAGGCGCACCGGATCGTCGACGCCGGTCACGGCCGCGGCAAGTTGGTCCTGACGGTCGCCTGA
- a CDS encoding alkene reductase has protein sequence MSEATPLHTLWTPTTVGALTLPHRLAMAPMTRDRSTPEGVPTELNAEYYAQRASHALVITEGTQPSADGQGYLLTPGLHSEEQVAGWRKVTDAVHAAGGRIVVQLMHTGRIAHPDNTPHGRRPVAPSAVRPAGAMFTATGPQEMPEPRELSADEVSATVDDFRRAAANAIAAGADGVEIHGANGYLIQQFLATNTNHRTDRYGGSVEGRIRFAVEVATAVAEEIGADRTGIRLSPGNPYNDITEADTAALYPALVRALAPLNLAYLHLIHGGDEELLDRLRELWPTALLLNRAGADLPTRAADVAAGRADVVTVGALALANPDLPERVRSGAPLNTPDPATFYGGDATGYTDYPALSAVPTVSA, from the coding sequence ATGTCCGAGGCAACACCCCTGCACACCCTGTGGACCCCGACCACCGTCGGCGCCCTGACCCTGCCGCACCGGTTGGCGATGGCCCCGATGACCCGGGACCGCTCCACCCCCGAAGGCGTCCCGACCGAACTGAACGCCGAGTACTACGCCCAGCGCGCCTCGCACGCCCTCGTCATCACGGAGGGCACGCAGCCCTCCGCCGACGGGCAGGGCTATCTGCTGACGCCCGGCCTGCACAGCGAGGAACAGGTCGCCGGCTGGCGCAAGGTGACGGACGCCGTGCACGCGGCGGGCGGCCGGATCGTCGTCCAGCTCATGCACACCGGACGGATCGCCCACCCCGACAACACCCCGCACGGCCGCCGGCCGGTGGCCCCGTCCGCGGTCCGCCCCGCGGGCGCGATGTTCACGGCGACGGGCCCGCAGGAGATGCCCGAGCCGAGGGAACTGTCGGCCGACGAGGTGTCCGCGACGGTGGACGACTTCCGCCGGGCCGCGGCGAACGCGATCGCCGCCGGAGCCGACGGGGTCGAGATCCACGGCGCCAACGGCTATCTGATCCAGCAGTTCCTGGCGACCAACACCAACCACCGCACCGACCGCTACGGCGGCTCGGTCGAGGGCCGCATCCGCTTCGCGGTGGAGGTCGCCACGGCGGTGGCCGAGGAGATCGGCGCCGACCGCACCGGCATCCGGCTCTCGCCGGGCAACCCGTACAACGACATCACGGAGGCGGACACGGCCGCGCTGTACCCGGCGCTCGTCCGCGCGCTGGCCCCGCTGAACCTGGCGTACCTGCACCTGATCCACGGCGGCGACGAGGAACTGCTCGATCGCCTGCGGGAGTTGTGGCCTACCGCCCTGCTCCTCAACCGCGCGGGCGCCGACCTGCCGACCCGCGCCGCGGACGTCGCCGCCGGCCGCGCGGACGTGGTGACCGTGGGCGCCCTGGCCCTCGCCAACCCCGACCTGCCCGAACGGGTACGCTCCGGAGCACCGCTGAACACCCCCGACCCGGCGACGTTCTACGGCGGCGACGCGACGGGCTACACGGACTACCCGGCCCTGTCCGCTGTTCCCACCGTCTCGGCTTGA
- a CDS encoding MarR family winged helix-turn-helix transcriptional regulator translates to MTDPAPPTGEAPTQEAPTGEAPGAVRQGRLSYAVFELGRTHRSRAAALLRGMNLHPGQELLLMQLFDRDGQTQSELLESVGLDHSTVSKSLRRMQEAGLLTREPAPHDRRAMIVHLTPEGRALEAPITAMWHTLEEASVQNLTPTEIETFIALARRIEASVAG, encoded by the coding sequence ATGACCGACCCCGCACCGCCCACCGGGGAGGCCCCCACCCAGGAGGCACCCACCGGGGAGGCCCCGGGCGCGGTCCGTCAGGGCCGACTGAGCTACGCCGTCTTCGAGCTCGGCCGGACCCACCGGAGCAGGGCCGCGGCCCTGCTCCGGGGGATGAACCTGCACCCCGGCCAGGAACTGCTGCTCATGCAGCTCTTCGACCGCGACGGCCAGACCCAGTCCGAACTCCTCGAAAGCGTCGGCCTGGACCACTCCACGGTCTCCAAGTCCCTCCGCCGCATGCAGGAGGCCGGCCTCCTCACCCGCGAGCCGGCCCCTCACGACCGCCGCGCCATGATCGTCCACCTCACCCCCGAGGGCCGCGCCCTGGAGGCCCCGATCACCGCGATGTGGCACACGCTGGAAGAGGCGTCGGTGCAGAACCTGACACCGACGGAGATCGAGACGTTCATCGCCCTCGCCCGGAGGATCGAGGCGTCGGTCGCGGGGTGA
- a CDS encoding TerD family protein, with product MAVTSSVPHWPTLDDYVHDWALVDVETSGLRPGRDRVLSLAVVTLDGQGRRTGEFSTLLNPGCDPGPVHIHGLTPARLAGAPTFEEVAPRVGELLDGRVLVAHNAQFDYDFLAHEFARARSWAPVGRRLCTLALNRLVGPGTPDFKLGTLAAHYGVEQRHAHDARDDVRVLTGVLRGSLGAAERLGLPLPLLACPPRQDYRPYVPKTPCAYRNPGPLGADGPLVQGMKVAVTGETEVSREELVARSVAAGLNMMTSVSRHTSVVVTNDPGAGSAKLRRAEAEGVRLVDEPTYLRLLADVRPGRAKGTAGQGGAEELTSGTSAPNIPAQRTTTPTAPTTTTAPMTPAADPDRPLVGRRVLVLGGTHEEAAAARTRVAGLGASAAVNLSARVTDVVVLPGGESDRRLGRIASLGLRVHDADWLRAPTPAPAREGTEDRPDTARVLVRGAVMDLPDLPGLPGHGAAWTVAATWGQHAACDVDVVAFALDAHEQVAGDEDFVFYNAPEHPDGTVRFAADGPTEQSVTVDLARLPSEVSRIAVAAAIDGTATFGDVGAVEITVTCGVGEAPTARATLDAATTERTMILAELYRRDDAWRLRAVGQGYDHALATLARDYGVDITD from the coding sequence ATGGCCGTGACCTCGTCCGTTCCGCACTGGCCCACCCTGGACGACTACGTCCACGACTGGGCACTGGTGGACGTGGAGACCTCCGGACTGAGGCCAGGCCGGGACCGCGTCCTGTCCCTCGCCGTCGTCACGCTCGACGGACAGGGCCGGCGGACGGGAGAGTTCTCCACCCTCCTCAACCCGGGCTGCGACCCCGGTCCGGTCCACATCCACGGCCTCACCCCCGCCCGTCTGGCGGGTGCGCCCACCTTCGAGGAGGTGGCCCCGCGGGTGGGGGAGCTGCTCGACGGCCGCGTCCTCGTCGCCCACAACGCGCAGTTCGACTACGACTTCCTGGCCCACGAGTTCGCCCGCGCCCGCTCCTGGGCCCCGGTCGGCAGACGCCTGTGCACCCTGGCCCTCAACCGCCTGGTCGGACCCGGGACGCCCGACTTCAAGCTGGGAACGCTCGCCGCGCACTACGGAGTGGAGCAGAGGCACGCGCACGACGCCCGGGACGACGTACGGGTGCTCACCGGTGTCCTTCGCGGCTCGCTCGGCGCCGCCGAACGGCTGGGGCTGCCGTTGCCGCTCCTGGCCTGTCCGCCCCGCCAGGACTACAGGCCCTACGTGCCGAAGACCCCCTGCGCCTACCGCAATCCGGGGCCGTTGGGAGCGGACGGTCCGCTGGTGCAGGGAATGAAGGTGGCCGTCACCGGGGAGACCGAGGTCTCCCGCGAGGAACTGGTCGCCCGCTCGGTGGCGGCCGGACTGAACATGATGACCTCGGTCAGCCGGCACACCAGCGTCGTCGTCACCAACGATCCCGGCGCCGGCTCGGCCAAGCTCCGCCGCGCCGAGGCCGAGGGCGTCCGCCTCGTGGACGAGCCCACCTACCTGCGCCTGCTGGCGGACGTGCGGCCGGGCCGGGCCAAGGGCACGGCGGGGCAGGGCGGTGCGGAAGAGTTGACGTCGGGTACTTCCGCCCCGAACATTCCGGCACAACGCACTACGACACCCACCGCGCCGACGACAACCACCGCGCCGATGACACCCGCTGCTGACCCGGACCGCCCGCTGGTCGGGCGCCGGGTACTGGTCCTGGGCGGCACGCACGAGGAGGCCGCGGCGGCACGTACCCGGGTCGCCGGCCTCGGCGCCTCGGCCGCGGTCAACCTCTCGGCCAGGGTGACGGACGTCGTGGTGCTGCCCGGCGGCGAATCGGACCGGCGCCTCGGCCGCATCGCCTCGCTCGGCCTGCGCGTGCACGACGCCGACTGGCTCCGCGCGCCCACGCCCGCACCGGCGCGGGAGGGGACCGAGGACCGACCGGACACGGCACGGGTACTGGTCCGGGGCGCCGTCATGGATCTGCCAGATCTTCCCGGTCTCCCCGGCCACGGTGCGGCCTGGACGGTGGCCGCCACCTGGGGCCAGCACGCCGCCTGCGACGTGGACGTCGTCGCCTTCGCCCTCGACGCCCACGAACAGGTGGCGGGGGACGAGGACTTCGTCTTCTACAACGCGCCCGAACACCCGGACGGCACCGTACGGTTCGCCGCGGACGGTCCGACGGAGCAGTCGGTCACCGTCGACCTGGCACGGCTGCCCTCGGAGGTCAGCAGGATCGCCGTCGCCGCCGCGATCGACGGCACCGCGACCTTCGGCGACGTCGGCGCCGTCGAAATCACCGTCACCTGCGGTGTCGGCGAGGCCCCGACCGCCCGCGCCACCCTGGACGCCGCCACCACCGAGCGCACCATGATCCTCGCCGAGCTCTACCGCCGTGACGACGCCTGGCGACTACGCGCCGTCGGCCAGGGCTACGACCACGCCCTGGCCACCCTGGCCCGCGACTACGGCGTCGACATCACCGACTGA
- a CDS encoding restriction endonuclease, with amino-acid sequence MKTAAAGCGLLLVFLAVYWSAVWLYLVSALLLGGLGTALWWLWRTDRLVRGRDRAWRREEAVNAGRRTLAEVDGMTGTEFEELVASLCRRDGCTDVRRVGGANDNGADVVGSLPDGRSVVIQCKRYAPSSTIASRELRDLLGARVHFGADLAVFVTTTRFSGPSEKFALQHGILAVHRDHFGLWNNGTSLLTLSEVNGKGQGDSRHRGRWKRTYGR; translated from the coding sequence ATGAAGACGGCGGCCGCCGGGTGCGGCCTGCTGCTTGTTTTCCTGGCGGTGTACTGGTCGGCCGTGTGGCTGTACCTCGTGAGTGCGTTGCTTCTCGGCGGACTTGGAACGGCGCTCTGGTGGCTGTGGCGTACGGATCGACTGGTACGCGGCCGGGACCGGGCGTGGCGAAGGGAGGAGGCGGTGAATGCCGGCCGTCGGACTCTTGCCGAGGTGGATGGAATGACGGGGACGGAGTTCGAGGAACTGGTCGCGAGTCTGTGCCGCCGGGACGGATGCACCGATGTTCGACGGGTGGGCGGCGCGAACGACAATGGCGCGGACGTCGTCGGCAGTCTCCCGGACGGCAGAAGCGTCGTGATCCAGTGCAAGCGGTACGCACCGAGCAGCACGATCGCGAGCAGGGAACTGCGCGACCTGCTGGGTGCCAGGGTCCACTTCGGAGCAGACCTCGCGGTATTCGTCACTACCACCCGGTTCAGTGGCCCCTCGGAGAAGTTCGCCCTGCAACACGGCATCCTCGCCGTGCACCGGGACCACTTCGGACTGTGGAACAACGGCACCTCGCTCCTGACCCTGAGCGAGGTGAACGGGAAGGGACAAGGAGACTCACGCCACCGGGGCCGCTGGAAGCGGACGTACGGCAGGTGA
- a CDS encoding HAD domain-containing protein — translation MPHTTGCPLLFLDVDGPLIPFGSPSGHPRTTAAGAPKYDDRGNPLLTRLDPELGTRLTTLGCRLVWATTWGEEANEVISPWLGLPRLPVVEWPTLRTQEGPRGLHWKTRHLVEWADGRPFIWVDDEIGAMDRLWVDATHPTPSLLHRVDPAKGLKNADFAALTDWLASLKRRRTQHEAVDPPMTGDANWLS, via the coding sequence GTGCCACACACGACGGGGTGTCCCCTCCTTTTCCTTGACGTCGACGGTCCACTGATTCCCTTTGGGTCCCCCTCCGGACATCCACGGACGACTGCCGCCGGCGCCCCGAAGTACGATGATCGCGGGAACCCCCTGCTGACTCGGCTCGACCCTGAACTCGGAACGCGTCTCACGACCCTCGGATGCCGCCTCGTATGGGCCACGACCTGGGGGGAGGAGGCAAACGAGGTCATCTCCCCGTGGCTCGGACTGCCGAGACTGCCCGTGGTGGAATGGCCGACCCTCCGCACTCAAGAGGGCCCGCGCGGCCTGCACTGGAAGACCCGCCACCTCGTCGAGTGGGCCGATGGCCGACCGTTCATCTGGGTCGACGACGAAATCGGCGCCATGGACCGCCTGTGGGTCGACGCCACTCACCCGACACCGTCCTTGCTCCACCGCGTCGACCCGGCCAAGGGCCTCAAGAACGCCGACTTCGCTGCGCTGACCGACTGGCTCGCTTCCCTCAAGCGCAGACGAACACAGCACGAGGCAGTCGATCCGCCGATGACGGGCGACGCCAACTGGCTGAGCTAG
- a CDS encoding Pr6Pr family membrane protein translates to MLTPIPRDMPGLPALPGVPGPLSAAVPAAAVVAPVRRRATAVLRLLIAAAAATGVTIDLLHGSPLRVLTCFTVQSGALVTVVFTLTARRAWTARRPLPPALTGATLLYAATAALTYHLLLADTAPPFAITDTPADATGWPALANQLLHTAVPLAAALDWLLLTPPNRLRPRHATAWLLYPLAYLALLLTRGALLAPGTPDRYLYPFLDVAAHGYQHVLANALLLGLTVYAAAILLVALDHIRPAPLRRPRKTGFRLRPPVG, encoded by the coding sequence ATGCTCACCCCCATACCCCGGGACATGCCGGGTCTGCCGGCGCTCCCGGGCGTCCCCGGCCCCCTGTCGGCCGCCGTTCCGGCAGCGGCGGTGGTGGCGCCCGTACGCCGCCGCGCGACGGCCGTCCTCCGCCTCCTGATCGCCGCCGCGGCGGCGACCGGAGTGACGATCGACCTGCTCCACGGCAGCCCGCTCCGGGTCCTGACCTGCTTCACGGTCCAGAGCGGGGCGCTCGTGACGGTCGTCTTCACGCTCACCGCCCGCCGCGCGTGGACGGCCCGCCGCCCCCTCCCGCCCGCGCTGACCGGCGCCACCCTGCTGTACGCGGCGACGGCGGCCCTGACCTACCACCTGCTGCTCGCGGACACGGCACCACCGTTCGCGATCACGGACACCCCGGCCGACGCGACCGGCTGGCCGGCCCTGGCCAACCAGCTCCTGCACACGGCGGTCCCGCTGGCGGCAGCGCTGGACTGGCTCCTGCTGACCCCACCGAACCGCCTGCGCCCCCGCCACGCCACGGCCTGGCTGCTCTACCCGCTGGCCTACCTGGCCCTGCTCCTCACCCGAGGCGCCCTCCTCGCCCCCGGCACACCGGACCGCTACCTCTACCCGTTCCTCGACGTCGCGGCCCACGGCTACCAGCACGTCCTGGCCAACGCGCTCCTGCTGGGCCTCACCGTCTACGCCGCGGCGATCCTCCTGGTCGCCCTGGACCACATCCGCCCGGCCCCCCTCCGCCGCCCCCGAAAAACCGGATTTCGTCTCCGGCCACCGGTGGGCTAA